The following are from one region of the Capsicum annuum cultivar UCD-10X-F1 chromosome 1, UCD10Xv1.1, whole genome shotgun sequence genome:
- the LOC124898805 gene encoding uncharacterized protein LOC124898805, translated as MITNTLFESSSLGVTNFDTIIKKLEHKALSVLKYLNLSWKQAADLRLAQLNEMDEFHLWVYERTSPYKERMKLYHERRIEKREFQVGDLVLLFNSRFKLFPGNLKSKWFASFKVTQAFASGVIGLENRDVKLIKVNAQRIKQYVRPKRGKAGNVNVFDEV; from the coding sequence atGATCACTAACACTCTTTTTGAAAGTTCCAGTTTAGGCGTAACAAATTTTGACACCATTATCAAGAAATTAGAGCACAAAGCATTGTCGGTACTAAAATATTTGAACTTGAGTTGGAAACAAGCGGCTGATTTAAGATTAGCTCAGTTAAATGAAATGGATGAGTTTCATCTTTGGGTATACGAAAGAACCAGCCCTTATAAAGAAAGGATGAAACTATACCATGAGCGGAGGATCGAAAAGAGAGAGTTCCAAGTTGGGGATTTGGTTTTGCTGTTTAACTCAAGATTCAAATTGTTCCCAGGAAATCTGAAATCAAAATGGTTTGCTTCATTCAAAGTAACTCAAGCATTTGCATCCGGAGTAATAGGGCTTGAAAATAGGGATGTTAAGCTGATTAAGGTTAATGCACAACGTATCAAACAATATGTGAGACCAAAAAGAGGTAAAGCTGGTAATGTCAATGTATTTGATGAAGTCTGA